One genomic window of Monodelphis domestica isolate mMonDom1 chromosome 1, mMonDom1.pri, whole genome shotgun sequence includes the following:
- the RPS29 gene encoding 40S ribosomal protein S29 — MGHQQLYWSHPRKFGQGSRSCRVCSNRHGLIRKYGLNMCRQCFRQYAKDIGFIKLD, encoded by the exons ATGGGTCACCAGCAGCTCTACTGGAGCCATCCTCGCAAATTCGGCCAGGGGTCTCGGTCTTG cCGCGTATGTTCCAACCGGCATGGCCTGATCCGCAAGTACGGTCTGAACATGTGCCGCCAGTGCTTCCGACAATATGCGAAAGACATCGGCTTCATTAAG tTGGACTAA